In Theileria equi strain WA chromosome 3, complete sequence, the genomic window ATGATTTCCTTCTTGATCTTCTTGAGCATATCCTCCGGGAATGTACGCAACAATTCCCAACAAATATCGAGCGATTGATGTATAGATCTTCTCTCGTATTGCCCTTGTCTCATAAACTTTGACTCAAACTTGTCAGTGAATTCCAAATACAAAAGATCTTCAGAAGAAAGTGCTTCTTCACCGATAACTGCCTTCATGGCTCTAGTATCCTGCCCGATAGCATAATCAGCATAAAGTTGATCCGACACTGACGGATGATCTTCCCTGGTAAGTTCTGCACCAATTCCAGATTTCATAAGACGAGAAAGTGACGGAAGAACGTTGATTGGTGGATAAATGCCTCTATTGTGCAAACTTCTATCAACAAAAATTTGTCCCTCAGTGATGTATCCTGTGAGATCTGGGATAGGATGCGTAATATCATCGTTCGGCATAGTTAGGATGGGGAATTGTGTAATGCTTCCGTTGCATCCTGTAATTCTTCCGGCACGCTCGTAAAGATTTGCTAAATCTGTGTACATATAACCTGGATAACCCCTTCTACCTGGGACCTCTTCTCTTGCCGCAGACACTTCTCTCAGAGCATCTGCATATGAAGACATATCAGtcaaaattacaaaaacATCCATCTCACGATCAAACGCAAGGTACTCAGCTGCGGTATATGCAAACCTAGGTGTGATAATACGTTCCACAGCGGGATCATTCGCAAGATTAAGAAATAGTACAACACGAGACATAGCACCATTCTGCTCAAAGTCCTGTCTAAAAAAGCTTGCagtttccaaatttacaCCCATGGCAGCAAAAACAACTGCAAAATTGTCTGGATGCCTATCTAGCACATCTTTACCGTCAACAAGTCTGGCCTGTCTGCAAATCTGGGCTCCAATTTCGTTATGTGGTAAACCAGCAGCAGAAAACAGAGGGATCTTCTGTCCCAGAACGATAGAGTTCATGATATCTATGGTTGATATTCCGGTTTCTAACATTTCCCTTGGATGCACTCTACAGATTGGATTTATGGGAAATCCATTAACATCTACATAGTCATCCGCAAGAATTCTAGGTCCATTATCCAGTGGTATTCCACTTCCATTGAATACTCTGCCGAGCATATCGTCACTAACTGCCATCTTCAACACCTCTCCTGTCATGTCCACAGTACAGGTTGTGTTATCGATTCCAGATGTTCCCTCAAAAACTTGAACTACAGCCACGTCACCACGAACTTCCAGAATCTGGCCTCTACGAGTTGTTCCATCGCCCAAATTTATATTAACCATCTCTGCGTAGCGCGGACATCGTACATTTTCTAGAATTACTAGTGGCCCTTTCACACCTGAAATTGTCCTGTAGCGTAAATTCGGCTCCGTGTTAAAGTTGGTTACAGAGGCCCTAGAGAGCTCTTTGTAGGCCTCTTTACGTGTTAGAGTtttttcctccatatttCAGTATATTTATATCTCAAGAGTTCGTATAAACGGTGTATAGCCTATATGACAGGTAGACTGGCAGTATACACGTATAACCCATACATACCAAATTTCTTATCcatatatatttaaattaaTCTAAACACAGGGACTTATAGAGTAAAACTGTGCTGGAACTCTATTGGCTCCTCCATTCTAATTGTGTATCAGGCTGTGGACACACAGAGGAATTAGGCAGGACGAGCCAAAGTTAACTCTGAATTTCTGTTGTTACTTTTTATTGTGTAATTTTTTTTATTATTATTTAGTATTAGGAGGTTTATCTCGCTTGACTTCCATGCTGCTAACTCTTAGCATTTTGTTCCATTATTTTGCATTTTCTGCGGATTATCGTGGtttttaaatgtagtatattcattttatttataaaatgtagATTTGACTCGTATAAACTATACAGGGTTCTCATTCCTCCGCTGAACGTATCGCATGTCTCCTTAAGCGGACTTATACTTCCATAAGTATGCTGTCACACTTGTTTCTGGGACAAATATAGGTTATTTCAACTATGTCTCAACGTTTTTAAGTTTTTGTCCGCTCCGCATACGTTGAAGTTGAAGCTTTGCTAACGAGAATGAATATACTcaaaaaatggataatTTTACTGGCTCTGTTGTTCAACATTTCTCATGTACTCTCAGATgatgatgatgaaaaacAATTCTGTCCGGCATATGATATTTCTGAATATGAAAAAATCGTCTCAAGATCCACATTCTATAGGATGTTCGTTTACATCTTTGGGATGGACTATCCATACCATCAGTTTAAGCCAAAaacagaagatgaagaagtagaagaagaagaaaggGTTACAGCAGTAATAGGTGAACCTGAAGATGTTGACTACCTAAACATGAGCGACGCAGAATTCAAGAAGATTCTGGACGATGTAATATACAATTATCACCCTTCTCATGGCACAGAGTACAATGCAGAATGGGGACATACATGTCTCACTGAAGACGGAAAAATTCCTACAACCAATGAGGCAATACATTTTGATGTCTTTGATGGCTATCTGCCACGTGGACTCATATTCCACGACCTGCGCGTTTTATTCTTATATCTTGTCGCTGACGGCTATTATCTCTATAAAGTAAAATTTGGTGACATGGTAGTAACTCTGAGACATGATCTAGAAGAGGTGTCAGTGCACCtatttgaaaattttggtAATCTGATGATTGTCCGCATAATGTTCTATGTGGACGGATTGCTGGAAAAGCATGAATATATAGAAACAGCAAAAAACAGTAAAACCTTCCAAAAAATGACTGGAAGGAGTATTACACCACCATTACCAAAGTTCCCATCTGGAACGCAGATTACAGAAAAGGCCGTGAATGATTGGATGATTGAAAGATACAAGGAGCTTTCCAAAAAGAAACCACCAATTGTGGAAGAAATTATAAAGTACAATATCGTCATATCGGAGTGAAAATCGCACAAATACGTTGTGACCACATTTGTCTGGTGCTCTTTTACACAAGTTTTTTGTATGTACATGTATTCGTCTACTAATTATTTGTTTGTGATCTGGTTGCTATCCTTGTAGGATTTCCTGTAGATGACTCTACGCTCAATCTCTTTTGTGAGGCGGATAAATGTGTCACTGGATTTAATGACAGCTTAGCAATAGTACAAGATTCGCACTTTTGTGCCTTCCTAATGATTACATCCCTAAGTCGTGTTAGATGCTTGGATTTACAGTAGCAGCTTTTGCTTTTCTTCCCATCTATACTACCTATGCTTCCATCCACGTTCTTGAAGTACTTGCTGCATTTGCAGTCTCCCTCAGAAATTTGAGATTCGAGCTCTCTCAACCTCTTCTTACTCGTATGACATTCTACAACGGCATTTCTCAACGAATCGATTAGAACCTTTTCTCTTTTTAGAAGATCTGATACAATTGTCTTGAATGTTTCCTTTAGTTTATTATACTTGTTGTGTATACCATCCGTAGAttccaaaacatttttgagtGAACCGTAATTCTCAACTATCCTTTTGTTTTCAGCCTCAAGGGTCGATATTTTGGTTTTATAATCCAAATCCTTGTCAGGTTTGTCGGTACCAATTGATTGCGCATTGCTAGAAATTAACAATTTTATAGAACTTAAATCTTCTAGTATCGCCTTTAGAGAATTAGGTGAAGCATTTGCTATATCGAGAGATGTGTCTGTTCCATCTAAGGGAATAGAAACGGGATCATGTGtttgcaaattttcaaactttgaaattttgTCATCAGCACGCCTTATATATTCATTGAATACAATGGTATTTGTTCTCTCTCTTTCTAAAACCTCTCTATGTTCATCTTTCAGCATCTGCAGGTCTCtagtatatttttgtacTCTTCTGTGCAGGCTTTCATTTTCTAATGTCAACTCGTTCTTTTGCGATTTCAAGTCCTCCAGTGATTCCACATGCGTGGACAAGG contains:
- a CDS encoding vacuolar ATP synthase catalytic subunit B, putative (encoded by transcript BEWA_008740A) — translated: MEEKTLTRKEAYKELSRASVTNFNTEPNLRYRTISGVKGPLVILENVRCPRYAEMVNINLGDGTTRRGQILEVRGDVAVVQVFEGTSGIDNTTCTVDMTGEVLKMAVSDDMLGRVFNGSGIPLDNGPRILADDYVDVNGFPINPICRVHPREMLETGISTIDIMNSIVLGQKIPLFSAAGLPHNEIGAQICRQARLVDGKDVLDRHPDNFAVVFAAMGVNLETASFFRQDFEQNGAMSRVVLFLNLANDPAVERIITPRFAYTAAEYLAFDREMDVFVILTDMSSYADALREVSAAREEVPGRRGYPGYMYTDLANLYERAGRITGCNGSITQFPILTMPNDDITHPIPDLTGYITEGQIFVDRSLHNRGIYPPINVLPSLSRLMKSGIGAELTREDHPSVSDQLYADYAIGQDTRAMKAVIGEEALSSEDLLYLEFTDKFESKFMRQGQYERRSIHQSLDICWELLRTFPEDMLKKIKKEIIKKYYPRSHTE
- a CDS encoding signal peptide-containing protein (encoded by transcript BEWA_008750A) — protein: MNILKKWIILLALLFNISHVLSDDDDEKQFCPAYDISEYEKIVSRSTFYRMFVYIFGMDYPYHQFKPKTEDEEVEEEERVTAVIGEPEDVDYLNMSDAEFKKILDDVIYNYHPSHGTEYNAEWGHTCLTEDGKIPTTNEAIHFDVFDGYLPRGLIFHDLRVLFLYLVADGYYLYKVKFGDMVVTLRHDLEEVSVHLFENFGNLMIVRIMFYVDGLLEKHEYIETAKNSKTFQKMTGRSITPPLPKFPSGTQITEKAVNDWMIERYKELSKKKPPIVEEIIKYNIVISE